A segment of the Camelus bactrianus isolate YW-2024 breed Bactrian camel chromosome 22, ASM4877302v1, whole genome shotgun sequence genome:
tggcctgccccgtgagcggcccgtcgtcgcccagctgggcacctgcacctggaccCGCTTGGTGCACTGTGCAACCTCGCAaaccaccgccagctgctccgctcggtaagaggaaagcatagccctctgtttcttccttgagtcactgcagaagaagggcagatcacTCTCCAGGgattccccgtgcacgggcggcccaGACaaggctcacggccgtgtccctctggtcccttagcagacgcacttgatgggccgcgtcttccccgtcctgccctagggagggaggtgtctgttgtagaggcaaagagggtcctctgacagAGGGCAGAAGTGTCGgatctgcacacgggccttcaacagagaccacgttccgggctccctggaggagaagcccaCCCCTGTCACTgactgcagcgagtggagccctgaccttccacagccgatgatcggttatggaagaaacacccgaatcCGGGGCCTGTGgcctcttcagtcaagggtcctgagacccgTCTCCCATTTGGTCTGATGTGAGGcttagtgtgatatggggaagaaagtctcaaagatcttttgtgcttgagcaaactaacatgttttgtaaggtagTGAACAGTGAAAGTTttctgtatattattttatctctgcAGAGAAGCTAGTTTACTCGGGGAAGgatataggttagtggtaaatagaacgcttgcttagcatgcagaattctgtgtgctcattcccagtacaaccatttaaaagaagaagaaaaggaaaaacaaaaacaagagcaaacttcaaatgttagaaatacatagtgcgcaaacccaaattccatatccattctttttacgtgttttcctcttactacttggtttcaaatatatcccaaccgtgacttaagcatttatttttttaaatgctttaactctttcaaataattttctgccacttttgttttcacaaatccacaaacagagatagacgcacatggtggttctaATATACATTCGTGATTATTCTAATTAATGTACATCTAACTAGATTGTACAGATGGCATGACAGTGCGCCACattgcagaagagaaaggaagagaatcttcctgggatgaggtactgtctcttgttgttaatgtccttgtatGACTATATAAGTATCAGGGGATACTGaaacataaaccgggggttggtgtgagtgcgcattttcacgtttgcatttgctgatgagaatttttgacttatatttttaacttacaaCTTAGGAtctgattctgtgcttaatgccgtaggactggataatgcacttgtgttaatcttccagactcacctagtgaaaccagtgtctgtatgtgaattctttttttcagggtctttccgttacagtttattagaggatatggaaaagaaattcatccctgggaaagttaggtgtatcttggagttggttcttgtttcagccgtcctcacttgaaattaattaagtgatgtttcattctgaaggcagcatgttttgtcttcccattccaccgccagtaacagtgttctagtttccttaatgccttgcgctctttcccacctgctcctttcactcaggctgcccttccccaaagcccctccacatcccccctctgcacaGGATCACTCTTTTGCGACGCAGTGCGgtgttcccagcattccctgagctgtccacgtgcagcggactctcctgtcctttgtggcgttactgtacccgttcacctcagttgtagagctgttgaaacttttctgtgctgatttgttttcatggatcctgtgcctctgtcaGAACCGAGAgaggaatctgccttttatttgtactgccagcttctcccaggatagggcttatgttctgatagctactgtaaataactgttgtcttcctaactgactgactgactgactgactgactgactgattgcCCAGTTGTATGAACATGATGGTTTCTGAAGTTCGCTTGTTGTTTTatgttgttttgtgttcctaggaaggggcgactgtGCCCGAAATTAGAATACCAGAATATTCTACTGGTACTGTAGAAGTTCCTCCACAGGAGCTAACAGATCATAAcacactgacctctgtttttgGAGCACAAGGAGGTTATTATAccctgggtaagttagtgaacgtggatgtcatttcttgttctctgtgcctagaaactagtgtgctctgggagGAAGGGTATatatatagctcagcagtagacagAATTCAGGCTTAgcgtgcaggagttcctggggtcagtatccagttcctccaaaaaAGAGTGTGAtactgggaaggaaggaaggatggaaagcgCAAAGGTTTTTTTTCGCTTCAGccgtgtcttcgcaggaaagcctaatcctccatccttttctgtggtttttagccgacgcgggacctggcgcggctccggtgtggcccggcagcgcccgcccacctgcggcgaccccggaggcccaggtaagtgaggTGGTcgtgctctgttggacctcgtcctgggaaaggtgatcttcctgttttcccggcagccattcctggcctcgtctccagactgtgtgtcctgcgacgggtctggcgtggcatgTCGCTACCtattcagactcaaaactcttgcccagtagccagtgggctgcttctcccaggagcccgtcgccttggctggtgcctgcaggagccatgagggagtgcttaggagccggggcccgcagactttgactgcgggtttctcgaagcagcgtgaggagggtgagcccgcgCTCCACGCTGACTTCTCCCgtctcggctgactccttcctgtcctcctgcacctggggttgttcctgggtcactgagacgtaTTTCTGTGTCGTCATTCttctgactggtttcccggctcaggccaggtgatactccggtttagaatgtccattcagatcctggtaactgaaatcacagcccgtcactctctgttctcgggaggtaagtgtgtcttggccgctgcccccagttgtactctgggcagaaaagcctgactctccGAGGTGGTGCATTTGTAGCAGGgagtagaggctggaagggaaagagcccgccatgaaaatgcctccttccctgcgggttaattccgatgcgcaccagagtgcgtaagTTGTGTCCCcaaccctgcgccgggtcggttctgccctggaagctgtcagagctgctcttcGGCCTCATCGCACACCGTGGGGCCTTGTGCaagagctggtacagtccctttggtgtcaggtgtgggattgAGACTCCCCTCGTCAGTCTCCCTTGGACGCGGGTAGGGTGTGTTCCGTAGcaaacgtaaaatccagacgtccctgagggtAGGgaggattgtagcggagcctgactcccttctgaggacagccttgtcccctcaggagcccttgggcagctccgccgcaggactccgtgatgcccagctccccagggctctttgcacacaggggcagcccctgcggggcggaggagtggccctttgtgaggagggggcagagagggcctggcagggtcctgcaggcagagcccggcaggcagagcggtgacccaggtgcggctctgcttgctcttgtggagaatgagctcttcacgtccgtcccgtgtccgtgttcctggtccgcgccgagcaagcttgcgtggagctggggaaggtggcggggagggccgtcccgcccgcccagagcagagcggctggctgttgggaaggcgctactttgtccgtgtgctggaagctctgtgtgcagcctctcgggcaggaggacccttggcttcctccacttggagacagcggcggcgacgtgcggcgtcagggtcgtatccccgtgtcctcctgtgcggcccaggctgcaggcaggccccagaggcctgggtgGAGCGTGTGgcgccgtgctgctctctgggcacccggtggaggggagggtgcccggtgccgacagctgctgcgttgggttttggcttttgtcggtgttggcgcttttgtctgtcatccaacccagctctcccttctgtcccgcaggccaccccgtgggccggaggtccCCAACCTTTCCGAGAACCAACCCGCGTGGCCTGCCCCGTGAGCGGCCCGttgtcgcccagctgggcacctgcaccttgtcccccttggtgcccagtgcagcctcgccccccaccgccagctgctccgctcggtaagaggaaatcatagtcctctgtttcttccttgagtcactgcagaagaagggcagatcgctctccagggcttccccgtgcacgggcggccctgaccgggctcacggccgtgtccctctggtcccttagcagacacACTTGTTATGAGGTGTGTTCCCCATCCTGCCCTATGGAGGGAGGTGTCTCTTGtggagggaaagtgggtcctctgacagagggcagacgtgtcggttctgcacacgggccttcaacagagaccacgttctgggctccctggaggagaagcccacccctgtcactgtctgcagcgagtggagccctgaccttccacagctgatgatcggttatggaagaaacacccgaacccgtgccctgttttctcttcagtaaagggtcctgagacctgtctcccacacGGTGTGATATGTGACCGAGTGTCATACGGGGAAACAGTGCTCAAAGTTTTGTTTCTGTGGATAATGTCTACTCAGAAAAGCCTAATCCTGCAtcctttctttggtttttttccgATGCAGAACCTCTGCGTCTCCAGTGTTCCCCAGTAGCTCCTGCCAGCCTTAGGCGACCACGGAGGCCCAGTTAAATTGGGAGGTCATTTTCAGTGGAAGTCTTTCTGggatatgtattcttttttgcagcagcagcagcagcctcttCTGCCCTGTCTGCAGACTTTATGTTCTGTTTCGGGTCTGAcatctcattttgttttcaaattgaaACTCTTGCCCAGGGTCCATTGGCTTTTCCTCTCAGCCAGTCACCTTGAGTGTTGCTTGCGGAATCATCAGCAATGGAGTACGTGAGGGCTGAGAACCTCAGCTTTGACTGTgtgtttcttaaaatagcataagaatTGTGCGCCCTTGCTCcatactgacttctcctggctcggctgactccttttTACCTCCTTCACTTGGGATTGctcctgtgtcactgtgactggttcctgttgtcattctttgaatggtttcCTGGCTCAGGCTGGGGGATACTCCTTTGTAGAATGCCCATTCAATTACTCATAACTGATAACTGAGCaaagccacccctccagccttaCACCGTGTGGTTTGTGCAACTTTTGAGTCTTCCTGTGTGTGGTAAATATCACAGCCCATCACTGTCTTTTCTGGGGAGGTAAAGGTGCCTTCCCCTCTGCCACCAGTTGTACTTTTGGGCAGAAAAGTctgactctcagagatggtgcatttgtagtagggaatagaggctggaagggaaagagcccgcagtgaaaatgcctccttccctgcaggaCAAATTCGCACCACAGTCCTAGCATCATGTTCTCCATCACGCGCTGGGTCggttctgccctggaagctgtcagagctgcttctctgtctcatcacacacTGTGGGATTTTCCACATGAGCTGAAATCCCATTCGTGTTATTTGCAGGATTGAaacttccccttccctttcccataggACAAATGTAGTGTGCTTTTCCtagcgaacttaaaatccagacatccctgagaATAAGGATGATTATAGCGGagactgactcccttctgaggacagccttgtcccctcagaagcactttgccagctcccccacaggactgcgggatgcccagctcctcagagctcattgcgcccaggggaagctcctgctggcggaggagggccctttgttaGCAGGGAGAgggtctggcagggtcctgcagacagagcaaGTACCCAGGTGTGGCTCTGATTCTATGTGTGGGAAACCAGGTCTtcagttcctttctttctctgtgtttctagttcatgcagaccatgcttctgtggagctggggaaggtgtcagggtgggttgtcctgcacagagaggcttcctgtttGGGAGGCCCTAGTTTATCAATTTGCTGGAACCTCTGTACATCGTCTCAGGTAGGACTCTCGCCTTCCTCCACCTACAGACACCAGTGGTGTCGTGTGGCAACAGTGTTTTATCCCCAAGGTCGAGtgtgtggccctgtgctgctgcctgggcacccggtggaggggagggtgcccggtgctgacagctgctgcattgggtttcaggttctgtaggtgttgttccttttgtctgtcatccaacacagctctctcttctgttctgcaggtcacTGTGGATTCCAGAGGTCCCGGTACTTGTCCAGGACCACTTGGTGTGCCTCGCCCGATGGGACACCCAGTGTCACTTCTCAGAGGCTATTCgtcaccgccacccccacctcccttgtGGCTTATGCGGTCTCAGccactgccacccccaccaccaccagttacagcactcggtaagatgagagcatgtgcttctgctcccttgttgagtctttgcagaaggggagaaggcactccagggccttgcgatgcctgaggaaatctgacttgggacattgtgacttctgtctagcttcccagcacacacatctgatggacagtgtcatttccccatcctgacctgggaagcaggtgtctcttgtatagaacagaagagacttttgacagaatatcaaGTGAACttgaagtcccagtttggcagatgtgcctcttgcatggaccatgtgatgtgctatgtgaggggtgaagcacacccctaacttcaggggctcacggggttgcctcgaggggtgagggagcgagtgagggagagagacattcacagcagacagcttgtcaccatagcagatgtgcccgtgcagggcctcagagtgcagaagagggacacgtgagccacacaggagtgaataggagggtgtggaggggaagaaagaaattgagggGCTGCCCAGTGGGGGTTTGTTGGGTTCactcagatggagctggaaggtcaCTCCTGGCAGGGCGGGCAGTTCAGGCGGGCTGTGTGAATGCAGCGTGAGGTCCACTCagagccacgtgtgtgtgcaggggactcagtgcagccatgcacatatccccttcagaacccactgcctccagaaagccctcagttcacaacttcatataaagataattgttctcttgggtttctgaaagttctgggtctggatgaaatctctggatatcagagaaactgaaatttagcttgtttttttcagggtattttgtgtggctgaagttttcttttgccccagtgatttgaaaagtgcaggcaggatttagatcagctgagcaggtgcctttcccttcagcatgaggcaggttctttgggggaagtcaggggtgatcaggagaccccctgtaggacccctgtccccacacccctgctccctcctgtcaccacgcccactgtcagcttggcatctccacatttatgtcacaagatccaatttctgcttctttgagttcttgcagttcatcccctaacaccaagactcagtggggcccccacagggtcTCAGCGTTGTTGTCTGTGAGCCGGGGGGGTAACGCTGGTCCCTGACGTCATTGTGAGGAGGGTTGGGTCAAGcacacacattgttttgcaaaatgactgggacatatttctcactcagcattctcattgtttaaaagaaagtgtctgcacacagtatcatcaaaagagacctcaggaagtacattaaattaaactgaagatataagagctcaggcccagagcttaccactctctgctttaaagataaggtgaaaggtccctttcttctattaaatattaggtcttactagttaaagaaggaaatataataatgagaatgtgcacattttgacatctgtgtctgagatgtgaaaacaattattttcattctgtatagacacggagatgcacacacagactacagtGTCCGTCAGAGGCCTtacatacattagagaagacaaaattgggaaaaaataagatcctattaaaataaataactctttttgccttACAGCACAGTCCGTTTGCCAACTGAAGGGGCCCCTCAGCTGTGGCAATGATGCGTTTAGAGAAGATGTCAGAGGTGCATTATGGAAgaatgtttccctgctccaaCCTGCCCCCTCCGCTGTTCTTTCCTATTGTCACTcctaatgaaattgtcacagttctctctgtgtcagtgtctgcttcctggaggaccagTGGTCACACCCTCTTGAGGGCACGCAGTGATTTACGggcacacaactcacaaaccagcaggaactaagatgacagggcagatgcaaggttaccccttcagggcagcagtgaccgcaggggccccggggctcctcctgggtggtgcgtacagcctgtgtctagatctagtgatggctgtgctgcttcagtcggtaaacactcactgggcatgtggggcctgTCAGTCACAGGGGTGTCCGGTCGTGAGCTAGATGACCAGAATGAAGTGGCCGTGTCTCATGGTGAGGAACGGATGAGGTGCAGGAGGGGCCATGGGTGTCCAGCGAGAGGCCCTGCACTGAGCAGGCCCGTGACCCCGCCCTGCATCAGCtgccctgcagccccagctccaggcagaccctgagggGGGCTGAGGGCGGCAGTGCTCTCAGTGGGCCCCATGAGCGCCCTTCATCCTTCcacagcctcctgactctgaggtgggcggggcagggtcAGTGGGTGGGACgccaccactgccagggagaaggtgttgggtataaaaagagtccactccactctgcgccagctgtccctggagcccacggggccctccctccttccaggtggggaaggcagccagccctgcagcagctctggggtccaggctgggccacaaacaggtcaaggtgagactgcTGCGCTGCCTGGGAAGTGGGGGGAACAGCGATGCAGCAGTaaatgccagcaggagcagctctgtaaccggcctccactgtgagcagagctggggctggaacatcactgtgagggtgggagggctgggagagatgtggccctgtggccctggacagggctagacctgagctcagggcctgagggcctggaggagaaacagagaaagacacgcagggagagacagtgtgtgagtgagagaaaggtgggggtcaagtcctaagggggacaggaggtgacaagaAAGGGACACCGGGTagggggaagcagagacaagaggtggcaggaaggaaagagggagccagcccagggtgcgtGGTGGGGAACGATGGGCCAGGGTgactgggaaggggagttggcccatccttcaccaagccgtgcagctgccactgtcagggccgcagggaccagcagcccgccCAGCTAGACAGGCACCATCGGCCCTCAGGATGGGGCTGACAGCCATGCCCAGGGCCCTCCGGCCACTTCCCaggtaaggaggaccaggagggctctccccagcaccacagcagcaccatctctagcttcacagagaccctgtgaTCAGGCGCCGTACCGTCCCCCGTTCcacagaagggaaactgaggctcggccagccagccaacttggccctgtctgcagggttattcactttcccgatgcttctttcccaggcaggcctgtgcccctGTCCTAAGAAGGGGGGCTGTGACAAGCCCGAAGGCCTGGGTCCCACCCGACTGCCCTcctgtgctgggtgacctgggcaggtctcttcccctccttgggcctTGAATGTATGACCAGCGGCCCTTCTCCCCATTTTCCTGGGaagtgggaccccagcagggccatcactcCAGGCCTACCAGGACCCTGGTtgggtgtggggtgagctctggctctcggggga
Coding sequences within it:
- the LOC141574606 gene encoding uncharacterized protein LOC141574606, yielding MTVRHIAEEKGRESSWDEEGATVPEIRIPEYSTGTVEVPPQELTDHNTLTSVFGAQGGYYTLADAGPGAAPVWPGSARPPAATPEAQATPWAGGPQPFREPTRVACPVSGPLSPSWAPAPCPPWCPVQPRPPPPAAPLGHCGFQRSRYLSRTTWCASPDGTPSVTSQRLFVTATPTSLVAYAVSATATPTTTSYSTRTVRLPTEGAPQLWQ